One genomic region from Evansella sp. LMS18 encodes:
- the serC gene encoding 3-phosphoserine/phosphohydroxythreonine transaminase, with product MNVKYNFNPGPSALPREVLERAEKNMFNYNNSGMSVMEMSHRSSLYEEIHYNALNLIRKLLSIPDDFTILFMQGGASLQFAMLPLNFRQSGRQAAYVLTGSWSEKAFQEASRTGSAYALASSGESGYRTLPSVDYTHCLPETDYIHFTSNNTIFGTQWGEIPQRQNIPLFIDASSDIFSRQVNWKNTDLLYAGAQKNAGPAGVTIVVLRNELLRETIEGVPHYLNYSTHQKADSLYNTPPALSIYMLGLMLDWVSEQGGTDEMVKRAEQKAGVIYRMIDSSNGFYKGYAMPDARSKMNVTFNLRSKELEEKFLQKANDAGFAGLAGHRSVGGCRASLYNGVPHEHAEQLADFMEKFQRQSLH from the coding sequence GTGAACGTAAAATATAATTTCAATCCAGGACCAAGTGCTCTGCCCAGGGAAGTACTCGAGAGAGCAGAGAAAAATATGTTTAACTATAATAATTCAGGAATGTCAGTCATGGAAATGAGCCACCGAAGCAGTCTGTACGAAGAAATTCACTACAACGCACTGAACTTAATCCGTAAACTCCTCAGCATTCCTGATGACTTTACTATTCTGTTCATGCAGGGAGGCGCCAGTTTGCAATTCGCTATGCTGCCGCTTAATTTTCGCCAATCCGGCAGACAGGCTGCTTATGTCCTTACCGGCTCCTGGTCGGAAAAAGCGTTCCAGGAAGCTTCCCGGACCGGCAGTGCCTATGCCCTGGCCTCTTCCGGAGAATCTGGGTACAGGACTCTTCCATCTGTTGATTATACCCATTGCCTGCCGGAAACTGATTATATCCATTTCACCTCAAATAATACGATCTTTGGGACACAATGGGGAGAGATTCCTCAGCGGCAAAATATTCCGTTGTTTATTGATGCTTCAAGCGATATATTCAGCAGACAGGTAAACTGGAAAAATACGGATCTGTTGTATGCAGGAGCACAAAAAAATGCAGGTCCAGCCGGAGTGACAATTGTCGTGCTTCGTAATGAATTATTAAGAGAAACAATTGAAGGAGTTCCTCATTACCTGAACTACAGTACGCACCAGAAAGCTGATTCTCTGTACAATACTCCTCCTGCACTCTCCATTTACATGCTTGGCCTGATGCTGGACTGGGTAAGTGAACAAGGCGGAACGGATGAAATGGTAAAAAGAGCAGAGCAAAAAGCAGGCGTTATTTACAGGATGATTGACTCAAGCAACGGTTTTTATAAAGGGTATGCTATGCCGGATGCCAGGTCTAAAATGAACGTTACATTTAACCTGAGAAGCAAAGAACTTGAAGAAAAGTTCCTGCAGAAAGCGAATGATGCAGGTTTTGCCGGCCTTGCTGGCCATCGTTCCGTCGGAGGGTGCAGGGCTTCTCTTTATAACGGGGTTCCGCACGAACACGCTGAACAACTCGCTGATTTTATGGAAAAATTCCAAAGACAGTCTCTGCATTAA
- a CDS encoding HIT family protein, with translation MAFSNDCIFCKIIKGDIPSAKVYEDEDVLAFLDISQVTKGHTLLIPKNHEENVYELSEHTTKTLFSAVPKVAKAIKAAYDPVGLNVLNNNGKEAGQTVFHYHLHLLPRYGKGDGYGAVWHDHSSQYSSEDLQKMAGEISVKVIR, from the coding sequence ATGGCATTCTCCAATGATTGTATTTTTTGCAAAATTATTAAAGGTGATATTCCTTCAGCAAAAGTTTATGAAGATGAAGACGTCCTGGCATTTCTTGATATCAGCCAGGTAACAAAAGGACATACATTGCTTATCCCGAAAAACCATGAAGAAAATGTTTACGAGCTTTCTGAGCATACAACTAAAACGCTTTTTTCAGCAGTGCCAAAGGTAGCTAAAGCAATTAAGGCTGCATATGACCCTGTTGGGTTAAATGTTTTGAACAATAATGGCAAGGAAGCAGGGCAAACTGTCTTCCATTATCATCTGCATTTGCTGCCCCGCTACGGTAAAGGCGATGGGTACGGTGCTGTCTGGCACGACCACAGCAGCCAGTATTCGAGCGAAGACTTGCAAAAAATGGCGGGAGAGATTTCCGTTAAAGTGATAAGGTAA
- a CDS encoding MFS transporter, with the protein MGYRKEKIVLHLILLLIFISVHMQYPVFTPLAVSLGAGSMVIGLMLSTASFANLGGNLLAGLSIDRTGPKLFIVIPLILLAISFFAHVFVQETSHLFILRVLNGFILAFLTPACMAFLSSFARNSESQSRNMALNTFMITLAMAAAPALGGWAGENYGADGAYLIISVLTVAAFCLAVLFLEQPPVRVKRKATKPGSRSTALNSLFYPVFLTAFAIMFAQSILMYELPFLIVEQGVSKGEAGKLTSLLGIGTMLVLAFVFLHRIRSDIRAFSGLTLMAAALGIMMFFDKMLPYYSILLFGAASGVIFPALMTLVTEKTGEGSRGMAFAFLSAIFSTGTITGPFVAAAVRDFISPYFAAWFVLMAVVAVQGSYMLKQAHPASVSRT; encoded by the coding sequence ATGGGATACAGAAAAGAGAAAATAGTTTTGCATCTTATACTTCTGCTGATATTTATAAGTGTTCATATGCAGTACCCGGTGTTTACTCCTCTGGCGGTTTCCCTTGGGGCAGGCAGTATGGTCATAGGATTAATGCTGAGCACGGCTTCCTTTGCAAACCTTGGAGGCAATCTTCTTGCGGGGCTGTCAATCGACAGGACAGGCCCTAAGCTTTTTATAGTTATACCATTAATATTGCTTGCAATATCTTTTTTTGCCCATGTTTTTGTTCAGGAGACAAGCCATTTGTTTATTTTGAGAGTACTCAACGGCTTTATACTGGCTTTCTTAACTCCTGCATGTATGGCCTTTTTATCGTCGTTTGCACGAAACAGTGAATCGCAGAGCAGGAATATGGCACTCAATACGTTTATGATCACCCTGGCAATGGCGGCTGCTCCGGCACTTGGCGGCTGGGCAGGGGAAAACTACGGGGCTGATGGTGCTTATTTAATCATCTCTGTCCTGACAGTAGCAGCTTTCTGTTTAGCAGTATTATTTCTGGAACAGCCTCCAGTGCGCGTAAAACGTAAGGCAACGAAGCCGGGGTCCAGGAGCACTGCCTTGAATTCTCTCTTTTATCCGGTTTTTCTGACTGCATTTGCCATTATGTTCGCTCAGAGTATCTTAATGTACGAGCTTCCGTTTTTAATAGTGGAACAAGGTGTTTCGAAAGGAGAAGCGGGAAAACTGACAAGCCTGCTGGGAATAGGTACGATGCTCGTGCTCGCATTTGTTTTCCTCCACCGGATCCGGAGTGACATCAGAGCTTTTTCCGGTTTAACCTTAATGGCTGCAGCTCTTGGAATAATGATGTTTTTTGATAAAATGCTTCCGTATTATAGCATTCTTTTATTCGGAGCTGCCTCAGGCGTTATTTTTCCCGCATTGATGACTCTTGTGACAGAAAAGACCGGGGAGGGAAGCCGAGGAATGGCTTTTGCATTCCTGTCTGCTATATTTTCTACAGGGACAATTACCGGGCCATTTGTGGCTGCAGCAGTGAGGGATTTTATCTCCCCATATTTTGCTGCGTGGTTTGTTCTGATGGCTGTAGTCGCTGTGCAAGGGTCTTACATGCTGAAACAGGCTCATCCTGCCTCTGTCTCCCGCACTTAA
- a CDS encoding ABC transporter ATP-binding protein, with protein MEPILKVDKLSGGYQRSRPVLHEVSFTVKKHEIVGLIGLNGAGKSTTIKHILGLMEPHSGEVRLSGKTWAENRDEYRQSMAYIPEMPLLYEEMTLWEHLELTAMAYGLDEKTFKERAEALLKEFRMEKMGNWFPSHFSKGMRQKVMIMCAFLVSPALYVADEPFVGLDPLGIKSFLDRMLEMKEQGCGILMSTHILATAEKYCDRFILLHNGRIILQGTLSELQEQAGMPGSDLDDIYTEMTKEDNHVE; from the coding sequence ATGGAACCTATTCTTAAAGTAGATAAATTATCAGGCGGTTATCAAAGGAGCAGGCCTGTGCTCCATGAAGTTAGTTTTACAGTGAAGAAGCATGAAATTGTCGGTCTCATCGGCCTGAATGGTGCCGGTAAAAGCACAACGATTAAACATATACTTGGACTTATGGAACCGCACTCCGGGGAAGTGAGGCTTTCGGGAAAGACCTGGGCGGAAAACCGGGATGAATACAGGCAGAGCATGGCTTACATACCTGAAATGCCCCTTCTCTATGAGGAAATGACCTTATGGGAGCATCTGGAGCTTACAGCCATGGCTTACGGACTGGATGAAAAAACTTTTAAAGAACGGGCGGAAGCTCTTTTAAAAGAATTCAGAATGGAAAAAATGGGTAACTGGTTCCCGAGCCATTTCTCAAAAGGGATGCGTCAAAAAGTGATGATCATGTGCGCATTTCTCGTCAGTCCTGCTTTATATGTAGCGGATGAGCCGTTTGTCGGCCTCGACCCATTAGGGATAAAATCCTTTCTTGACCGGATGCTGGAAATGAAGGAACAGGGCTGCGGCATACTTATGTCCACACATATTCTGGCTACTGCGGAAAAATATTGTGACCGGTTCATCCTGCTTCATAATGGAAGGATCATTCTTCAGGGAACGTTGAGTGAACTTCAGGAACAGGCTGGTATGCCAGGATCAGATCTTGATGATATATACACTGAAATGACTAAGGAAGATAACCATGTGGAATGA
- a CDS encoding ABC transporter permease has protein sequence MWNEKKLWDKRRSDYWAMAVKYLRLIANSGFLFTIYLLFVFGSYYYGQFLEWLPETFPAVLFFTALFSWFITRGRVRTFAKTGDLFFLTPREGKMAPYFRSSIIYSWLMETFYMAFLLLILAPLFFDRIHPSGSLLLSIFLLLSGLKWWNLASGFEEQRIQEQSRYRLHTAIRAGLNIVTVYALFSVQPIWLIGGMVVLLVIFYFAYFYKLSKTHSLKWDRLVDIEDQTVMTFYRIANSFTDVPALKSKVRTRNWLSFLFRFVSYKQGNVYRYLFSRAFARSNDYFGIYMRLTLLGLLFLYVVQLDWGRWLIAAAFAYMTALQLETLRHHFNMSSMVELYPGQEQGKFESHKFWVQVLGSFQTVIFGVFSTVLYGPVNGLVVLLLAAAVYYYHSSVRLGKVYGKVS, from the coding sequence ATGTGGAATGAAAAGAAGCTATGGGATAAACGACGATCTGATTACTGGGCGATGGCCGTTAAGTACTTAAGGCTCATTGCAAACAGCGGCTTCCTGTTCACCATTTACCTCCTGTTTGTCTTTGGAAGCTATTATTACGGCCAGTTTCTGGAATGGCTTCCGGAAACTTTTCCTGCTGTTTTATTTTTCACAGCCCTTTTTTCATGGTTTATTACAAGGGGACGAGTAAGAACTTTTGCCAAAACAGGGGACTTATTTTTTCTCACTCCGAGAGAGGGGAAAATGGCTCCCTATTTCCGGTCTTCCATTATCTACAGCTGGCTGATGGAAACCTTTTACATGGCTTTCCTGCTTCTGATTCTGGCTCCGTTATTTTTTGACCGGATCCATCCTTCAGGCAGTCTGCTGCTGAGTATTTTTCTCCTTCTGAGCGGCCTTAAATGGTGGAACCTGGCCAGCGGCTTTGAAGAACAGCGGATACAGGAACAATCCCGTTACAGGCTTCATACAGCTATCCGGGCGGGCCTTAACATTGTTACTGTGTATGCTTTGTTTTCCGTGCAGCCGATTTGGCTGATCGGCGGGATGGTGGTTTTACTGGTTATTTTTTATTTTGCCTACTTCTATAAGCTTTCTAAAACACATAGTCTTAAATGGGACCGTTTAGTCGATATTGAAGACCAGACGGTAATGACCTTTTACCGGATAGCTAATTCATTTACAGATGTTCCGGCACTGAAGTCAAAGGTTAGGACGAGAAACTGGCTGTCCTTCCTTTTCAGGTTTGTGTCCTACAAGCAGGGCAATGTGTACAGATATTTATTCAGCCGGGCTTTTGCAAGGTCGAATGATTATTTCGGAATTTATATGAGGCTGACATTACTCGGCCTTCTGTTTCTGTATGTTGTGCAGCTGGACTGGGGACGCTGGCTTATCGCTGCTGCGTTTGCCTACATGACTGCCCTTCAGCTGGAAACGTTAAGGCATCATTTTAACATGAGCAGTATGGTGGAACTGTATCCAGGCCAGGAGCAAGGGAAGTTTGAAAGCCATAAATTCTGGGTGCAGGTGCTGGGAAGTTTCCAGACGGTCATTTTCGGTGTATTCAGTACAGTTTTATACGGCCCGGTCAATGGCCTGGTTGTATTGCTTCTTGCTGCTGCCGTTTATTATTACCATAGCTCTGTCCGCCTTGGAAAAGTGTACGGGAAGGTTTCATGA
- a CDS encoding EcsC family protein — MPAYSEKAFSELERWERKTLRSPSAASKIAKNWQRKINEKIPERIHRTVSESVKQMVRAALAGSDYLSDQKRLEEGSLEEREKVLADRIAMYKRTAAVEGAGTGAGGLVLGAVDFPLLLTIKMKFLFDACKIYGFDPADYRERLFLLNVFQLCFSKEEKKREAFLKITNWEEKKEDLPDEAEFLNSVDWKTFQLEYRDFIDLPKTLQLIPGFGAIVGAAANYHYLDVLAEYAKNSYRHRLLKQLNE, encoded by the coding sequence ATGCCAGCGTACAGCGAAAAAGCATTTAGTGAACTGGAGCGGTGGGAGAGAAAAACACTCAGGTCTCCGTCAGCTGCCAGTAAAATAGCAAAAAACTGGCAGAGGAAAATCAATGAGAAAATTCCGGAAAGAATTCATCGTACTGTTTCGGAAAGTGTGAAACAGATGGTGCGTGCTGCTCTGGCAGGGAGTGATTACCTGTCAGACCAGAAAAGGCTGGAAGAGGGATCGCTCGAGGAGCGGGAGAAAGTGCTGGCAGACCGTATTGCCATGTATAAAAGAACAGCGGCGGTTGAAGGAGCTGGGACCGGTGCAGGTGGGCTTGTACTGGGTGCTGTGGATTTTCCTCTTCTCCTTACTATAAAAATGAAGTTTTTATTTGATGCGTGTAAGATTTATGGTTTTGATCCTGCCGATTATCGTGAAAGGCTGTTTCTTCTCAATGTATTTCAGCTTTGTTTTTCAAAAGAGGAAAAGAAGCGGGAGGCATTTTTGAAAATAACGAACTGGGAAGAAAAGAAGGAAGATTTGCCGGATGAAGCAGAATTTCTGAATTCTGTTGACTGGAAGACATTCCAGCTGGAGTATCGGGATTTTATCGATCTGCCAAAAACACTTCAGCTCATTCCTGGTTTCGGTGCGATTGTAGGGGCAGCAGCAAACTATCATTATCTTGATGTTCTTGCTGAATACGCTAAAAACAGCTACAGGCACAGACTTCTTAAGCAGCTGAATGAGTGA
- a CDS encoding M20 family metallopeptidase → MLEQAAQLEQLDELIEGLYEEMVEIRRYLHQHPELSFEEVETPKYIAEYHRKLGLEVKENVGGRGVTARLTGGKPGPVVALRADFDGLPIQDEKDVPYKSKVPGVMHACGHDGHTAELLVLAKALNRIKEDLAGTIVFIHQHAEEFAPGGAIAMIEDGCLEGVDVIFGTHLWATEPLGKVQYTKGAMMAAADRFEIVVKGKGGHGAQPHKTKDSVLIGSQIVQSLQHIVSRSVDPIDSAVVSVGAFEAKNAFNVIADSAKLTGTVRTFSPEVQEQVISDMKRIADGVAASYGATAELTYYKGYPALINHEPEAVFVSQAAEETPGIEEVELSRPQMGGEDFSYYLQHVKGAFFFTGAKHPDWSDEETYPHHHPKFDIDERAMLHAAKILGRVTLKAFSKYA, encoded by the coding sequence ATGCTTGAACAGGCAGCACAGTTAGAACAGTTAGATGAGCTTATCGAAGGTCTTTATGAGGAAATGGTCGAAATCCGCAGATATCTGCACCAGCACCCTGAGTTATCATTTGAAGAGGTGGAGACGCCAAAATATATAGCCGAGTATCACCGGAAACTTGGTCTTGAAGTAAAGGAAAATGTTGGCGGCCGAGGTGTTACAGCGAGGCTTACAGGTGGAAAACCGGGCCCTGTGGTAGCGTTAAGAGCCGATTTTGACGGACTTCCGATTCAGGATGAAAAAGATGTGCCGTACAAATCAAAAGTCCCAGGTGTAATGCATGCCTGCGGTCACGATGGCCATACGGCTGAATTATTGGTTCTTGCAAAAGCTCTTAACAGAATTAAAGAAGACCTCGCAGGAACTATAGTTTTTATTCATCAGCACGCAGAGGAGTTTGCTCCAGGCGGCGCTATCGCAATGATCGAAGATGGATGTCTTGAAGGCGTTGATGTAATATTTGGAACGCATCTGTGGGCAACTGAGCCTCTTGGGAAGGTACAGTATACAAAAGGGGCCATGATGGCAGCAGCTGACCGATTTGAGATTGTTGTAAAAGGTAAAGGCGGCCACGGTGCTCAGCCTCATAAAACGAAAGATTCCGTTCTGATAGGTTCCCAGATTGTACAGTCACTTCAGCATATTGTGAGCAGAAGCGTCGACCCTATCGACTCTGCAGTGGTAAGTGTCGGTGCCTTCGAGGCAAAAAATGCTTTTAATGTGATAGCCGACAGCGCGAAACTCACAGGGACTGTCCGTACATTTTCCCCTGAAGTACAGGAACAGGTGATCAGTGACATGAAGCGGATTGCCGACGGAGTTGCTGCAAGTTACGGAGCAACAGCAGAACTAACCTATTATAAAGGGTATCCTGCCCTCATTAACCATGAACCAGAAGCGGTATTCGTAAGCCAGGCTGCTGAAGAAACGCCTGGAATCGAAGAAGTGGAGCTTTCCAGACCACAGATGGGCGGAGAAGACTTCAGCTATTACTTACAGCATGTAAAAGGTGCCTTCTTCTTCACTGGAGCTAAGCATCCTGACTGGTCTGACGAGGAGACATATCCTCACCACCATCCAAAGTTTGATATTGACGAGCGGGCGATGCTCCATGCAGCGAAAATTTTAGGAAGAGTCACTTTAAAAGCTTTCAGCAAATACGCTTAA
- a CDS encoding cytochrome c biogenesis CcdA family protein produces the protein MQLLSIFHINELTFLTMWVALFAGVVSFLSPCVFPLVPAYVAQLTGSGISDNKVMADRRLILSRSIGFIIGFTSIFLILGASSSYIGHIFFQNRDLLERLGGIIIVLFGLQLMGIFNLNFLLSEKRLMKPTKTTSFGRSVLFGLVFAAGWSPCIGLVLGSILTLAAQSTDTFGAMFLLLMYSLGLGIPFLIVAILYSKSLDKVRNLNKFLPIIQKTSGVIMVILGILLFTGLFFRMASYLSQYIPFNI, from the coding sequence ATGCAATTGCTGAGCATATTTCACATTAATGAACTGACTTTCCTTACTATGTGGGTGGCACTGTTCGCCGGAGTAGTGTCTTTTTTATCCCCATGTGTTTTTCCCCTTGTACCGGCCTATGTTGCACAGCTAACTGGAAGCGGCATTTCGGATAACAAGGTTATGGCCGACCGCAGGCTGATCTTATCAAGGAGTATAGGTTTCATTATCGGTTTCACATCTATCTTTCTCATTCTCGGAGCTTCGTCCTCATATATAGGACATATATTCTTTCAGAACAGGGACCTCCTTGAAAGGCTGGGAGGAATCATTATCGTTTTATTCGGCCTTCAGCTGATGGGGATTTTCAACCTGAACTTTCTTCTGAGCGAAAAAAGGCTGATGAAACCGACAAAAACAACGAGCTTCGGACGGTCTGTCCTGTTCGGCCTCGTATTCGCTGCCGGCTGGTCTCCCTGCATTGGACTTGTATTAGGTTCAATTCTCACCCTGGCGGCTCAAAGCACCGATACATTTGGAGCAATGTTCCTGCTGCTGATGTATTCGCTCGGGCTTGGGATACCGTTTCTTATCGTGGCTATCCTTTATTCCAAATCACTTGATAAAGTACGGAACCTTAATAAATTCCTGCCAATTATCCAGAAAACGAGCGGGGTAATAATGGTTATCCTTGGGATACTGTTATTTACGGGACTATTTTTCCGAATGGCTTCTTATCTGTCACAGTATATCCCGTTTAATATTTAG
- a CDS encoding type 1 glutamine amidotransferase domain-containing protein, which produces MSKKIACVMTSMFEDSEFTSPKEAFEKEGHEVIVISDQKGKELEGKQGEEKTEADLGIDDAKPEDFDALFIPGGFSPDMLRGDERFVEFVKPFIMDDKPVFAICHGPQLLTNAKVVRGRKMTAFKSVQTEVENAGANVFDAEVVVCGNLVTSRQPDDLPAFNREAVKLLK; this is translated from the coding sequence ATGAGTAAAAAAATAGCCTGTGTTATGACAAGTATGTTTGAAGACTCCGAATTTACAAGTCCTAAGGAGGCTTTCGAAAAAGAAGGCCATGAAGTAATAGTAATCAGTGATCAAAAAGGAAAAGAACTTGAAGGTAAGCAGGGAGAAGAGAAAACAGAGGCTGATCTCGGAATCGATGATGCAAAACCAGAAGATTTCGATGCATTGTTTATTCCAGGTGGTTTCTCTCCGGATATGCTCAGAGGCGACGAGAGATTCGTAGAGTTTGTTAAACCATTTATTATGGATGATAAACCTGTATTTGCTATTTGCCATGGCCCGCAGCTGTTAACGAATGCTAAAGTAGTAAGAGGGCGCAAAATGACAGCATTTAAATCTGTACAAACAGAAGTGGAAAATGCTGGAGCAAACGTTTTTGATGCAGAAGTAGTAGTATGCGGGAACCTCGTTACAAGCCGGCAGCCGGATGACCTTCCTGCGTTTAACCGCGAAGCTGTAAAGCTATTAAAATAA
- a CDS encoding transglycosylase domain-containing protein codes for MAKLKFIVTFFLLLAAGALTVIFGIVLFGNYAIDNKELVMDAATSIEDTEGNVITSLYLENRELVSLDEIPKHVQHAFLAVEDHRFYEHKGVDLRSVGRAAYRVITSGAKVEGGSTITQQLAKNVFLSPEKTWWRKIQEVLIAVNLEVRYDKEEILEMYLNRIYFGHGAHGVQAASKLYFDKHVSELTADEGALLAALPKGPNNYSPLQHPERSKERRDLVLGLMERHGYLSADETVRLQGRTVPTEGARMTENPAYLSYVDLVLEEAEERYNLTQEEVLKGGYRIVVEMDPEIQQAAYNAFQEDGNFPAAAGEIKPDGGFVLINNETGGVLAAQGGREYVRQGFNRVTAKRQPGSVFKPLAVYAPALETGEYEPYSLLKDEKLSYGDYSPGNVDGNYRGELSMYDAVKDSANAPAVWLLNEIGLETAKDSLEKQNLVFEEEGLGVALGGLDGGVSPLDIAAAYTTFANNGTYKEPYFIKEIADRNGEVYASHEEAEHEVYSPQTAWYMTRMLEAVVTEGTGREGNYEGPLAGKTGTTQFEGISGANRDVWFAGYTPEVSGALWMGQDRTDENNYLTGGSSAPTRVFKSVLTTGLAGDESLSTAFEPPEEVSDLSDPIRFVEINDLTAEVSLGWRGARVELNWSGSDDERLQYNVYEVTSSGNNKIAEVAGETSYTVQSANVFSPGSYVVVPYNPQIDREGEASNTVHANYSLFSSSEDAS; via the coding sequence ATGGCTAAGTTAAAGTTTATAGTTACATTCTTTCTTCTGCTTGCAGCCGGAGCACTTACTGTCATTTTTGGTATCGTTCTGTTTGGCAATTATGCTATTGATAATAAAGAACTTGTGATGGATGCGGCAACATCTATTGAAGATACAGAGGGAAATGTTATAACTAGTTTATATTTGGAAAACAGGGAGTTAGTTTCCCTTGATGAAATCCCTAAGCACGTACAGCATGCTTTCCTTGCTGTAGAGGACCACCGTTTTTATGAGCATAAAGGGGTGGACCTCCGTTCGGTTGGACGAGCTGCATACAGGGTTATCACGTCCGGAGCGAAAGTAGAGGGGGGCAGCACGATAACCCAGCAGCTGGCTAAGAACGTGTTTCTCTCCCCTGAAAAAACATGGTGGAGGAAAATACAGGAAGTGCTGATCGCAGTTAACCTTGAGGTTCGCTATGATAAAGAAGAAATACTTGAAATGTACCTGAACCGAATTTATTTCGGGCATGGAGCTCATGGGGTTCAGGCAGCGAGCAAGCTTTACTTCGATAAACATGTAAGTGAACTGACCGCAGATGAAGGGGCATTGCTTGCGGCGCTTCCGAAAGGCCCCAACAATTATTCACCGTTACAGCATCCGGAGAGAAGCAAGGAAAGAAGGGACCTTGTTCTCGGGTTGATGGAAAGGCACGGCTATCTTTCTGCTGATGAAACCGTCAGGCTGCAGGGCAGGACGGTTCCAACAGAGGGTGCAAGGATGACAGAGAATCCTGCTTACTTGTCTTATGTGGATCTTGTTTTGGAGGAAGCAGAGGAACGGTATAATCTGACTCAGGAGGAAGTGTTGAAAGGCGGATACAGAATTGTCGTTGAAATGGATCCTGAGATACAGCAGGCTGCTTACAATGCATTCCAGGAAGATGGGAATTTCCCTGCAGCAGCAGGTGAAATTAAGCCTGATGGCGGTTTTGTACTCATAAATAACGAAACAGGGGGAGTATTAGCGGCTCAGGGAGGAAGGGAGTATGTCAGACAAGGGTTTAACCGGGTAACCGCCAAGAGACAGCCAGGTTCGGTTTTTAAACCCCTTGCAGTTTATGCCCCGGCTCTCGAAACAGGGGAGTATGAGCCATATTCTCTTCTGAAGGATGAGAAGCTCTCCTACGGCGATTATTCTCCAGGGAATGTGGACGGGAATTATCGTGGAGAGCTATCCATGTATGACGCTGTGAAAGATTCTGCGAACGCGCCGGCAGTCTGGCTCCTGAATGAGATTGGGCTGGAGACGGCGAAAGACAGCCTGGAGAAGCAGAATCTTGTTTTTGAAGAAGAAGGTCTGGGGGTTGCTCTTGGAGGTCTTGACGGAGGTGTCAGTCCGCTTGATATAGCAGCTGCTTACACTACATTCGCGAATAACGGAACATACAAAGAACCTTACTTTATTAAAGAAATTGCTGACCGCAACGGAGAAGTCTATGCGAGCCACGAAGAAGCAGAGCATGAAGTATACTCCCCGCAAACTGCATGGTACATGACAAGGATGCTTGAAGCTGTTGTCACTGAAGGTACCGGACGGGAAGGGAATTATGAAGGGCCTCTTGCGGGGAAAACAGGTACAACCCAATTTGAAGGTATATCTGGCGCAAACCGTGATGTTTGGTTTGCCGGCTATACCCCGGAGGTGTCCGGAGCCCTGTGGATGGGGCAGGACAGGACCGATGAAAATAATTATCTTACAGGGGGAAGCAGTGCCCCCACCAGGGTTTTTAAGTCAGTATTGACAACAGGGTTGGCCGGGGACGAGTCACTGAGTACGGCATTCGAGCCCCCTGAAGAAGTAAGCGACCTGTCAGATCCGATTCGCTTTGTGGAAATTAACGACTTGACCGCAGAGGTTTCACTTGGCTGGAGAGGGGCAAGGGTGGAGCTTAACTGGAGCGGCAGTGACGACGAACGGCTGCAGTATAATGTATATGAAGTAACTTCTTCCGGAAATAATAAAATCGCCGAGGTTGCTGGAGAAACAAGCTATACAGTTCAAAGTGCCAATGTTTTTTCTCCAGGTTCTTACGTGGTCGTTCCTTATAATCCCCAGATTGACAGGGAAGGCGAAGCATCAAATACTGTTCACGCGAATTACAGCTTATTTTCAAGCTCAGAAGATGCATCATAA